TTCCCCACAGTCCTGAATGCTGCATTTTGAGCACTTCTgcttgaaattaaaaaaatatatttctcccTCCATCCTGTTATTTCATTCTCCAATCACTCACCCAGTCTTCTGCAGAGGTATAAATCACACTTTTAGAAATTATTTGACGTTTTTGCACATAGAACAATCCTTATTTACTCATAATTAGTTTTATGGACAAACTTTTTACTAAGAGCAAAAAGATATGCCGTTTGTAGCCTACATTAAGATGTCCATTTCCCCCAGTATCTTGCAACATTAAGCTCAACTTTTTTCAGTTTCCACAAAATAAACTATTGGGGCCTCTTTGCCTTATATGCTttgcattatttatatatatataaaacatacaaataaagtaTAATGAGCAGTATGCTTGAGTTTCATGTATATTGAAGTAGCTGACAGTCTGTATGTAGTCAACAACTGACGGTCAAATAGAATATAGGAAGTTCAATTGAATAATATCTTAACAATATTTATTGTCAGATTTCATATTGAACtgaatgaattataaataatatatactctTATCATAAATACAAGTTATTCTCTTATTTCTAGTAAATTAAGGGCTgcatgcaaaaaataaatacagagatattttgtaaaatgtgcatcttagaatattttttttactgaattgTAGTTACGattcagctttaaattcagtttattcaggTGTGAAGTGATGTTAACCAAGaaacatgatattatattattatcttcTAAAAAGATAAATTTGTGTGCAGGGACTTTATCTGTGATTGAAGCGTCTTGTTTCCGCTCAACTACACTCACTGTGAACGTCATTGTTAACCAGTGAACTCATGCGTTCAGATTCTGAACATATTGGGCTATGACAACTTTTATTTTCTGTTCCTACATTTTGGATGTGAGTGGGTACGTTAGTTTAAAAGATGTGCTCCGTCTCGTAGGGGTGCATCACATTGACGCTTTTAATAATCCTCACGGTCTCTGAACAGAACAGAAGTCAGTTGTGATTTTCTTCTAAtccttcccctctcttcccAGTGAGTACTACGTCTTCACCAGCTGCACAGAGACGAAGGCCGAACTCGTCAGCTGCTACTGGCCCAATCCACTGGTGGAGAGCTACATCATCGGTATACACAAGCACTTTTTCTCCCACTGCCCCATGGACCAGGTGGTGTGGGTGGACCCGCCTGAAGACACGCTCACTATCCTCATCCTCGTCCCCGTTTTCCTCACATTGGCCATGATCGCCCTGGTGGTCTGGTGCAGCAAGAGGAGTGATGTTCTGGCttagaaggagaggaagatggaagAAGGTGGAGCCGGGTGGAGTTCGGACGTCTCTACTCAAATTATTCTGTACAGAGGAGTGAGCAAAGGTTTTAGGAGATTGCTTCAGCTGGCCAAATGACCCCATAAGTGATGCCACAAATCACCTCAACCTTCAGGGAAAATTAAGAAAGTAGGGCCTGGGAGTACAACGCagtattttatttcatattctGATATAATGAGTGTGATTTTTCACAGTTTTGACATTGATGTACAATCACTCAACATGCATAACTGTTAAAGAAGCATTTGAAGCACGGAATTCAGTTCCACTGTTGAACATCTGATATGTTAATGCTTAGCAGTAGAATGTTGCTACTGTCCAAAGGGAGAAAAACACAGCACCCATGAAGCTCACTTTTTCACAATAGTTTATTTGgaaccaaaaaagaaaaataatacgTTTTAGAGCAGAACCTGAACAAGAAATTGTAAAGAATCTCTCATAAAACCACAACTATCGCTTTTTACACTTTGTTAAACAAAatttaaaacatgttaattACAGTAAGTGGGATTTGTTACATTTGGATGGCGCCATATTAGCGGTTTCCCTTGTTTACCGCCTTAAAGAAATACTTCACTCACAAAACGACCATTTCTATCCCAATTaccatcacatgttacatgggaatattgaagatttattttttcatgcatGCAGCTTGGGTAAACAGAGAATCtgaaaaaagatggaaaaagtattttaaataatCCGATTGTGGCAaaaatgtatgtgtttgtgaagTACTGAGATGCGACTGGATAAACAAGAGTATATTTCACATACTGTGTTAGAGTTTGGAAACAATATTGAAATAGTTTGGCTATTGTTTGGCACGGCCCCCATTTTATTGGCAAAGTAttcctttattaaactaagctgAGCGGACATGAAATCTTCTAATTTAACTCTCGACGAAAAAGTAAATCATCCTATTTTCCCAAATAGTCAAACTCTTCCttggagacacagaggacaatgACCGACATCACTTGGGTCATTGGGTCAATTGACCAGCGGGACAATCAACTAAATTCTTGAAGCTCATGGATCCGGACCGCTGACCTCGGGGATTTATGTCTGAGCTTTGGACCTTTGCTGAAGGCCAAAGTATCCACTAAGCCTCTGAGGCAGTGACTGAAGTCTAAACTGGTGGGAGACGACTCCCAGAGGACACCATTGTAACATATTACTGGATGATGGCttggataaaaaaaaagtagaagacGACAAATTTGGACTTAGTACTGATTCTGA
The Pseudoliparis swirei isolate HS2019 ecotype Mariana Trench chromosome 16, NWPU_hadal_v1, whole genome shotgun sequence DNA segment above includes these coding regions:
- the LOC130206399 gene encoding receptor activity-modifying protein 3-like, with amino-acid sequence MDTNEFTVLKLFVVGILVNAWLMRGLSATESFNIEPTLPRPKKLCNESRLQWEVEVCGEGFKRDMGHIDQQHWCNLTYFISEYYVFTSCTETKAELVSCYWPNPLVESYIIGIHKHFFSHCPMDQVVWVDPPEDTLTILILVPVFLTLAMIALVVWCSKRSDVLA